In the Streptomyces sp. f51 genome, one interval contains:
- a CDS encoding glycosyltransferase family 2 protein, whose product MVKLSVIVPFYNVQQYAPDTLKSLRANARQDFEFILVDDCSRDETPDILARAERELPGAVYVRHEKNGGLATARNTGIDAARGEYLTFLDGDDWLAPGYYEQLVSSIEDLGCDFVRTDHVQCTARARTIHRVPHGRRGVVLSPRDAILPSDRSTSVDYAYAWAGIYHRRLVDRGLLHFTDGLRTAEDRPWIWKLHREAESFATVGLLGVYYRRGVASSLTQIGDVRQLDFIRAFDQVVAETAEDRDAEKLLPKAVRTYCAIISHHLGSIERFEPAVARKLKSMSAVALRRMPQGVLDEALDSMDVQRATRLRRLRRRPAPAAGVAA is encoded by the coding sequence GTGGTCAAGCTCTCCGTCATCGTGCCGTTCTACAACGTGCAGCAATATGCGCCCGACACCCTGAAGAGCCTGCGTGCGAACGCACGGCAGGATTTCGAATTCATTCTCGTCGACGACTGCTCTCGCGACGAGACACCGGACATCCTCGCGCGCGCGGAGCGCGAGCTCCCGGGTGCGGTGTATGTCAGACACGAGAAGAACGGAGGACTGGCCACCGCCCGCAACACCGGAATCGACGCGGCGCGTGGCGAGTACCTCACGTTCCTCGACGGGGACGACTGGCTCGCCCCCGGTTACTACGAACAACTCGTCTCCTCCATCGAGGACCTGGGCTGCGACTTCGTGCGCACGGACCATGTCCAGTGCACCGCGCGGGCCCGGACCATCCACCGGGTTCCGCACGGCCGGCGCGGAGTCGTGCTGAGTCCCCGCGACGCCATCCTTCCCTCCGACCGCTCCACCTCCGTCGACTACGCGTACGCCTGGGCGGGCATCTACCACCGCCGGCTGGTCGACCGGGGGCTGCTCCACTTCACCGACGGGCTGCGCACGGCCGAGGACCGGCCGTGGATCTGGAAGCTGCACCGGGAGGCGGAATCGTTCGCCACGGTGGGCCTGCTCGGCGTGTACTACCGGCGTGGTGTCGCCTCCTCCCTCACCCAGATCGGGGACGTGCGCCAACTCGATTTCATTCGCGCGTTCGACCAGGTCGTGGCGGAAACCGCCGAGGACCGGGACGCGGAGAAACTCCTTCCCAAAGCCGTGCGCACGTATTGCGCGATTATTTCCCATCACCTGGGATCCATCGAAAGGTTCGAGCCGGCAGTGGCACGGAAACTGAAGTCCATGAGTGCCGTCGCACTGCGCCGCATGCCCCAGGGCGTGCTCGACGAGGCCCTCGACTCGATGGACGTCCAGCGCGCCACCCGGCTGCGCCGGCTGCGCCGACGGCCCGCGCCCGCCGCGGGGGTGGCCGCGTGA
- a CDS encoding DUF6716 putative glycosyltransferase, translating to MPASTKKSLRVAVLADSDTRWKWGSLTANRISPVESDIRLDGFLLRGRATPTPRQLEEVGVRADSLREVTAVEFLREMGREDRVYDVVVLALVGGAVQAVLHGLSRAWAGRAKRPLVVTGYVGVVYEKLADGLLLRHGADLVLANSRQDADRFRDVYEGVGADAGPVTEVALPFLGGNAYAEHDPSAEQGSRPYTVVFAAQPSVPENRRDRTYLLDRLIGHARLHPDREVLLKLRSKPGEHTTHIEELPYQKLVQKADPPANFRLVYGHMGEVLDRTDLLVTISSTAALESLHRRIPTVVLTDLGVREALGNHHFVGSGCLASWDQLDAGHRPEPDPRWVARQGVAAEGGAYETAFDAARERITGLLAAAELPPLAPYYTPVTAPGYLPGILARHHLGPDGSPLPGAPAADREPSPVRQFVRKAARGAYRHGVQRVAPVIRRMGEL from the coding sequence GTGCCAGCAAGTACCAAGAAGTCGCTGCGGGTTGCCGTCCTCGCGGATTCCGACACCAGGTGGAAATGGGGCTCGCTCACCGCGAACCGCATTTCCCCGGTTGAATCGGACATCCGCCTCGACGGATTCCTCCTGCGCGGCCGAGCCACCCCGACCCCCCGCCAGCTCGAAGAGGTCGGCGTCCGCGCGGACTCCCTCCGCGAGGTCACCGCCGTCGAGTTCCTGCGCGAGATGGGCCGGGAGGACCGCGTCTACGACGTGGTCGTCCTCGCCCTGGTCGGCGGTGCCGTCCAGGCGGTCCTGCACGGTCTCTCCCGTGCCTGGGCCGGACGGGCGAAGCGTCCCCTGGTCGTCACCGGCTACGTCGGCGTCGTCTACGAGAAGCTCGCCGACGGACTGCTCCTGCGGCACGGCGCGGACCTCGTCCTCGCCAACTCCCGCCAGGACGCGGACCGTTTCCGGGACGTGTACGAAGGGGTCGGCGCGGACGCCGGACCGGTGACCGAGGTCGCCCTGCCCTTCCTCGGCGGGAACGCCTACGCGGAGCACGACCCGTCCGCGGAGCAGGGGAGCAGGCCGTACACGGTCGTCTTCGCCGCCCAGCCCTCCGTACCCGAGAACCGCAGGGACCGTACGTACCTGCTGGACCGGCTCATCGGCCACGCGCGGCTGCACCCGGACCGCGAGGTCCTGCTCAAGCTGCGCTCCAAGCCGGGTGAACACACCACCCACATCGAGGAGCTGCCGTACCAGAAGCTGGTGCAGAAGGCGGACCCGCCGGCCAACTTCCGCCTGGTGTACGGGCACATGGGTGAGGTCCTGGACCGCACCGACCTGCTCGTCACCATCAGCTCCACCGCCGCCCTGGAGTCCCTGCACCGCCGTATCCCCACCGTCGTCCTGACCGACCTCGGGGTGCGCGAGGCGCTCGGCAACCACCACTTCGTGGGATCCGGCTGCCTCGCCTCCTGGGACCAGCTCGACGCGGGACACCGGCCGGAGCCCGACCCCCGGTGGGTGGCCCGGCAGGGCGTCGCGGCCGAGGGAGGCGCGTACGAGACCGCCTTCGACGCCGCGAGGGAGCGCATCACCGGACTGCTCGCCGCCGCTGAACTGCCGCCCCTCGCCCCCTACTACACCCCCGTCACCGCGCCCGGCTATCTGCCCGGCATCCTCGCCCGCCACCACCTCGGACCCGACGGCAGCCCGCTGCCCGGTGCCCCGGCGGCGGACCGGGAACCCAGCCCCGTACGGCAGTTCGTGCGCAAGGCCGCCCGCGGCGCCTACCGCCACGGCGTCCAGCGCGTGGCACCGGTGATCCGGCGGATGGGCGAACTGTGA
- a CDS encoding N-acylneuraminate cytidylyltransferase, whose translation MTNSEAGQAAPVRRVLAVIPARGGSKGVPAKNLLPVGGVPLVARAVRECRAARLVTDVVVSTDDQAIAAAARQAGAEVVLRPAAIAGDTATSEAAVLHAMDTHEALHGSPVDVVLLVQCTSPFIIREDVDGVVDAIVANGADTALTVAPFHGFVWRDGDDEPTAAVAAGTAGATVDGRTGVLVADTAAAGTAGATVDGRTGVLVADTATTGGYGVNHDKSFRPRRQDRPQDLLETGAVYAMEAAGFREAKHRFFGRTELVRTDPARVLEIDDPHDLARARALAPLFDANRPGSLPTAEDIDAVVLDFDGTQTDDRVLIDSDGREFVSVHRGDGLGIAALRRSGLTMLILSTEQNPVVAARARKLKIPVLHGIDRKDLALKQWCEEQGIAPERVLYVGNDVNDLPCFALVGWPVAVASAHDVVRGAARAVTTVPGGDGAIREIASWILGPSLDSLDK comes from the coding sequence ATGACCAACTCGGAAGCGGGCCAGGCCGCGCCGGTGCGCCGCGTACTCGCGGTGATCCCCGCGCGCGGCGGCTCCAAGGGCGTGCCCGCCAAGAACCTCCTGCCCGTCGGCGGTGTGCCGCTGGTGGCCCGCGCGGTGCGCGAGTGCCGCGCCGCCCGTCTGGTGACGGACGTCGTCGTCTCCACCGACGACCAGGCCATCGCCGCGGCGGCCCGCCAGGCCGGCGCCGAGGTCGTGCTGCGCCCCGCCGCCATCGCCGGCGACACCGCCACCTCCGAGGCCGCCGTCCTGCACGCCATGGACACCCACGAGGCGCTGCACGGCTCCCCGGTCGACGTGGTGCTGCTCGTCCAGTGCACGAGCCCGTTCATCATCCGCGAGGACGTGGACGGCGTCGTCGACGCGATCGTCGCCAACGGCGCGGACACGGCGCTGACCGTGGCCCCCTTCCACGGCTTCGTGTGGCGCGACGGCGACGACGAGCCCACCGCGGCGGTGGCCGCCGGGACCGCCGGCGCGACCGTCGACGGCCGCACCGGCGTCCTGGTCGCCGACACCGCCGCCGCCGGGACCGCCGGCGCGACCGTCGACGGCCGCACCGGCGTCCTGGTCGCCGACACCGCCACCACCGGCGGCTACGGCGTCAACCACGACAAGTCCTTCCGCCCGCGCCGCCAGGACCGCCCCCAGGACCTGCTGGAGACCGGAGCCGTCTACGCCATGGAGGCCGCCGGCTTCCGCGAGGCCAAGCACCGCTTCTTCGGCCGCACCGAACTCGTGCGCACCGACCCGGCCCGCGTGCTGGAGATCGACGACCCGCACGACCTCGCCCGCGCCCGGGCCCTCGCGCCGCTCTTCGACGCGAACAGGCCCGGCTCCCTCCCGACCGCCGAAGACATCGACGCGGTCGTCCTCGACTTCGACGGCACCCAGACCGACGACAGGGTGCTGATCGACTCCGACGGACGGGAGTTCGTCTCCGTGCACCGCGGGGACGGCCTCGGTATCGCCGCCCTCCGCAGGAGCGGACTGACGATGCTGATCCTGTCCACGGAACAGAACCCGGTCGTCGCCGCCCGGGCCCGGAAGCTCAAGATCCCGGTCCTGCACGGCATCGACCGGAAAGACCTCGCACTGAAGCAGTGGTGCGAGGAACAGGGCATCGCGCCCGAGCGCGTGCTCTACGTCGGCAACGACGTCAACGACCTCCCCTGCTTCGCCCTCGTGGGCTGGCCGGTGGCGGTCGCGAGCGCCCACGACGTCGTGCGCGGCGCCGCACGCGCGGTCACCACCGTCCCCGGTGGCGACGGCGCGATCCGAGAGATCGCCAGCTGGATCCTCGGCCCTTCTCTCGACTCCCTCGACAAGTAA
- a CDS encoding N-acetylneuraminate synthase family protein — protein sequence MSTNSRLRQFGSKTAGPGHPVYVVGEIGINHNGELENAFKLIDAAAEAGCDAVKFQKRTPEICTPRDQWDIERDTPWGRMTYIDYRHRVEFGEDEYRQIDEYAKSKNIDWFASPWDTEAVAFLEKFDVPAHKVASASLTDDELLRALRATGRTVILSTGMSTPKQIRHAVEVLGSDNILMCHATSTYPAQAEELNLRVINTLQAEYPNVPIGYSGHETGLQTTLAAVALGATFVERHITLDRAMWGSDQAASVEPQGLTRLVRDIRTIEASLGDGVKKVYESELGPMKKLRRVTGVIAEAEIAAAAGEPVSV from the coding sequence ATGAGCACCAACTCCCGTCTGCGCCAGTTCGGTTCGAAGACCGCCGGCCCCGGCCACCCCGTCTACGTCGTCGGCGAGATCGGCATCAACCACAACGGTGAGCTGGAGAACGCCTTCAAGCTCATCGACGCCGCCGCCGAGGCCGGCTGCGACGCCGTCAAGTTCCAGAAGCGCACCCCGGAGATCTGCACCCCGCGCGACCAGTGGGACATCGAGCGCGACACCCCCTGGGGCCGCATGACCTACATCGACTACCGCCACCGCGTGGAGTTCGGTGAGGACGAGTACCGCCAGATCGACGAGTACGCCAAGAGCAAGAACATCGACTGGTTCGCCTCCCCGTGGGACACCGAGGCCGTCGCCTTCCTGGAGAAGTTCGACGTCCCCGCCCACAAGGTGGCCTCCGCCTCGCTCACCGACGACGAGCTGCTGCGCGCCCTGCGCGCCACCGGCCGCACGGTCATCCTCTCCACCGGCATGTCGACGCCGAAGCAGATCCGTCACGCGGTCGAGGTCCTCGGCAGCGACAACATCCTGATGTGCCACGCCACGTCGACCTACCCGGCGCAGGCCGAGGAGCTCAACCTCCGCGTCATCAACACCCTCCAGGCCGAGTACCCGAACGTCCCGATCGGCTACTCCGGCCACGAGACCGGCCTTCAGACCACGCTCGCCGCGGTCGCCCTCGGCGCCACCTTCGTCGAGCGCCACATCACCCTCGACCGCGCGATGTGGGGCTCCGACCAGGCCGCCTCCGTCGAGCCGCAGGGCCTGACCCGCCTCGTCCGCGACATCCGCACCATCGAGGCCTCCCTCGGTGACGGCGTCAAGAAGGTCTACGAGTCCGAGCTCGGCCCGATGAAGAAGCTGCGCCGCGTCACGGGCGTCATCGCCGAGGCCGAGATCGCCGCGGCCGCGGGCGAGCCCGTCTCGGTCTGA
- the pstC gene encoding phosphate ABC transporter permease subunit PstC, producing MASVSEESDRPEAERPGAETSGTARPAPGSPAPGGSAPGGSAPGDRESGRLGSDRPESGGQEPGGSEPGGADAAGRGSGTVVPGRPEARALVARRINPARGLGDRVFRLQLTATGVAVLAGMAGVGLFLLLRAGQALRTRGLSFLTTAAWQPDVHNFGIAAVLTGTVLIACVAVVISVPLAVGTALFISDVAPRGLRRTLVTMVDLMAAVPSVVYGLWGLFFLQQHVIGLSRWLSEWLGWIPLFTVDGTQPGEPLASESVFTASTFVAGIVVALMVAPIQCSVMREVFSQAPAGEREGAYALGATRWGMIRSVVLPYGKGGIIGGTMLGLGRALGETIAVYLIISPVFVIQPHILQTGSNSVSSLIALHYGDASEFGMSALMAAGLALFLLTLAVNFTASSVVARSRSGAQSEA from the coding sequence GTGGCGTCCGTGTCAGAGGAGTCCGACAGACCGGAGGCGGAGAGACCCGGGGCGGAGACGTCCGGGACCGCGAGACCGGCCCCCGGCAGTCCCGCGCCCGGCGGTTCCGCGCCCGGCGGTTCCGCGCCCGGCGACCGGGAGTCCGGCCGCCTCGGCTCCGACCGGCCCGAGTCCGGCGGACAGGAGCCCGGCGGCTCCGAGCCCGGCGGGGCGGACGCGGCGGGGCGGGGGAGCGGCACCGTCGTTCCCGGCCGGCCGGAGGCCCGGGCGCTCGTCGCCCGGCGGATCAACCCCGCCCGCGGTCTCGGCGACCGTGTCTTCCGGCTCCAGCTCACCGCCACCGGCGTCGCCGTCCTCGCCGGCATGGCGGGAGTCGGACTCTTCCTCCTCCTGCGGGCCGGCCAGGCCCTGCGCACCCGGGGCCTCTCCTTCCTGACCACCGCCGCATGGCAGCCGGACGTCCACAACTTCGGCATCGCGGCCGTCCTCACCGGCACGGTCCTGATCGCCTGCGTCGCGGTCGTGATCTCCGTACCGCTGGCCGTCGGGACCGCCCTGTTCATCTCCGACGTCGCCCCGCGCGGACTGCGCCGCACCCTGGTGACCATGGTCGACCTGATGGCGGCCGTCCCCTCGGTGGTCTACGGACTGTGGGGGCTTTTCTTCCTCCAGCAGCACGTGATCGGCCTGTCGCGCTGGCTGTCCGAATGGCTGGGCTGGATACCCCTGTTCACGGTGGACGGCACCCAGCCGGGCGAACCGCTCGCCTCCGAGAGCGTGTTCACCGCCTCCACCTTCGTCGCCGGAATCGTCGTCGCCCTGATGGTCGCGCCGATCCAGTGCTCGGTGATGCGCGAGGTCTTCTCCCAGGCCCCGGCCGGCGAACGCGAGGGCGCCTACGCGCTCGGCGCCACCCGCTGGGGCATGATCCGCTCGGTCGTCCTGCCGTACGGCAAGGGCGGGATCATCGGCGGCACCATGCTCGGGCTCGGCCGCGCGCTCGGCGAGACCATCGCGGTCTACCTGATCATCTCGCCGGTCTTCGTGATCCAGCCGCACATCCTCCAGACCGGCTCCAACTCGGTGTCCTCGCTGATCGCCCTGCACTACGGCGACGCCTCCGAGTTCGGCATGTCGGCGCTGATGGCCGCGGGCCTGGCGCTGTTCCTGCTCACCCTGGCGGTCAACTTCACCGCCTCCTCCGTGGTGGCCCGCAGCCGTTCCGGCGCGCAGAGCGAGGCATGA